The following proteins come from a genomic window of Marispirochaeta sp.:
- a CDS encoding FecR domain-containing protein, which translates to MKMRTCIIAAVLLIAIVIPAAAQTSAVVQSFSGKVEFQPAGGSWTAVSTGQTIPEGATISTGFRSEAVLRIGDSTLEVQPLTRMRIDELAEREGTVKTDLYLRVGRVKAEVRRTGGLQQEFRLRSPVSTAAVRGTSFSYDGYNLQVVEGLVALINAYGQSTGVPAGVSITSDGIEIPPGTLQALEQHFGVNISANQIEELIDSIETPDITSIGSVVIYWAAP; encoded by the coding sequence ATGAAGATGAGAACATGTATTATTGCAGCGGTCCTGCTGATCGCGATTGTCATACCCGCCGCCGCCCAGACAAGCGCGGTGGTACAGAGTTTCAGCGGCAAGGTGGAGTTTCAGCCTGCCGGCGGATCATGGACCGCGGTAAGCACAGGGCAGACCATACCCGAAGGGGCAACAATCTCCACCGGCTTCCGCTCCGAAGCGGTGCTGCGGATCGGAGATTCCACCCTGGAGGTACAGCCCCTTACCCGCATGCGCATCGATGAACTTGCCGAGCGGGAAGGGACCGTAAAGACCGACCTCTACCTGCGGGTGGGCCGGGTCAAGGCGGAGGTGCGCCGCACCGGAGGCCTGCAGCAGGAGTTCCGGCTGAGAAGCCCCGTATCCACCGCTGCCGTGCGGGGAACCAGCTTTAGCTACGACGGCTATAACCTGCAGGTTGTGGAAGGGCTGGTGGCCCTGATTAACGCCTACGGCCAGAGCACCGGTGTCCCCGCAGGGGTCAGCATAACTTCCGACGGCATCGAGATTCCCCCCGGTACCCTGCAGGCCCTGGAACAGCATTTCGGGGTGAATATCAGCGCCAACCAGATTGAGGAGTTGATTGATTCTATTGAAACTCCAGATATTACTTCTATTGGAAGTGTTGTTATTTATTGGGCAGCTCCATAA
- a CDS encoding CHASE2 domain-containing protein: MARKFEFRNYYVTPLIIAVITCGLFLLPGLRGADRRIYDTFLHVKPAVKEEPSLLLLDIDDLAIAQVGTWPWSRSVIADGLLLLTEFETDTVVFDIEYVDPSPMGVDARYLEQEVPQRFREEFGELNENITAFFNAILQGYIPMDEAEEYIYDLTDISTSLRDNLLQAVRHVARDNDEYLGRSLGFFGNAWVTVNMLPDEVELVKVGEELKSYVEKEVSLENMEVQEGYEHPYTTPAIQPTILPVIRRAAGAGFPNVVVDDDGVRRRIDLVARYRDSWFGQLVFSPLLSQMGIANLRLEKGRLVLETTDKTVSIPLDPEGRMLINWPPKKFNDSFRHLSYNKLVVHDRLESQIIKNLNIMEQAGYLDFHRTDAPLPDLLQYIAQLKEELLLSRESSSPDEALIAEYRELRQIFFESCADLTSGDTEGLILEEIDRILSSPELDAPRRAEYSAVREEVSASFTALGADVEQLVSIRGDLRNELAGSFVIIGHTGISTTDIGVNPFEKEYMNVGTHAAVANTILQEDFLDELHTGWSLLAALVLTLILSIVLRTLSPLQSIIVSLIFILGTLGAGLILFLATGVYLPMLGPLIMLSLTFLTISGIKFLKTEGEKSFLRNAFSRYLSADVIKQIIDNPDRLNLGGEKKELTAVFTDIRGFSTVSEQLDPSDLVKLLNQYLTAMSDTILDLKGTIDKYEGDAIIAFFGAPIEQFDHAYRACLSAVRMKRMERELNRRFLQDGITPSPLLTRLGINTGEMVVGNMGTLQKMDYTIMGNSVNLAARLEGVNKQYGTWILTSEQTRNAAGESFAARQLDRVRVVGIHQPVRLYELIEETDHLDSNTREGLDTFHAGLELFEQRDWEEAEKIFRSALKLLPDDGPSNFYIERCRKFISTPPADTWDGVFNLTLK; this comes from the coding sequence ATGGCCAGAAAGTTTGAATTTCGTAATTATTATGTTACCCCCCTTATTATCGCCGTAATCACCTGCGGTTTGTTCCTGCTGCCAGGTTTACGCGGCGCGGACCGCCGCATATATGATACTTTTCTGCATGTAAAACCGGCAGTCAAGGAGGAGCCGTCGCTGCTGCTTCTGGATATCGACGACCTTGCCATTGCCCAGGTCGGTACCTGGCCCTGGAGCCGCAGCGTGATTGCCGACGGGCTTCTGCTGCTTACGGAGTTCGAGACGGATACGGTGGTTTTCGATATCGAGTATGTCGACCCGAGCCCCATGGGAGTCGACGCCCGCTACCTTGAGCAGGAGGTTCCTCAGCGCTTCCGGGAAGAGTTCGGCGAACTGAACGAAAACATTACCGCCTTCTTCAACGCCATTCTTCAGGGTTACATCCCCATGGATGAGGCAGAAGAATATATCTACGACCTGACCGATATAAGCACTTCCCTGAGGGATAACCTGCTACAGGCGGTTCGACATGTAGCCCGGGACAACGATGAATACCTGGGACGATCCCTGGGTTTCTTCGGTAATGCCTGGGTCACGGTAAATATGCTTCCCGACGAGGTGGAGCTGGTTAAAGTCGGTGAAGAGCTGAAAAGCTACGTGGAAAAAGAGGTCAGTCTTGAGAACATGGAGGTCCAGGAGGGTTACGAGCATCCCTATACGACACCGGCCATTCAGCCGACAATACTTCCGGTTATACGCCGGGCCGCGGGGGCGGGATTTCCAAACGTTGTAGTGGACGACGACGGGGTACGCAGACGAATCGATCTTGTCGCCCGCTACCGGGACAGCTGGTTCGGACAGCTTGTTTTCAGTCCGCTGCTCTCCCAAATGGGAATCGCTAACTTGAGGCTGGAAAAAGGCCGGCTTGTTCTCGAAACCACGGATAAAACAGTCTCCATTCCCCTGGATCCGGAAGGACGGATGCTGATCAACTGGCCGCCGAAAAAATTCAACGACAGTTTCCGGCACCTTTCCTACAACAAGCTGGTGGTCCACGACCGGCTGGAGAGCCAGATCATAAAAAATCTTAACATAATGGAGCAGGCGGGCTACCTTGATTTTCACCGGACCGATGCCCCCCTGCCGGATCTGCTTCAGTACATTGCTCAGCTTAAGGAGGAGCTGCTCCTTTCCAGGGAAAGTTCCTCTCCTGATGAGGCACTGATTGCCGAATACCGGGAACTGCGCCAAATCTTCTTTGAATCCTGTGCAGACCTTACCTCGGGAGACACTGAAGGCCTGATCCTTGAAGAGATCGACCGGATTCTCTCCTCGCCGGAGCTTGATGCACCCCGGAGAGCCGAGTATTCCGCCGTTCGAGAGGAGGTCAGCGCATCCTTTACCGCCCTGGGAGCCGATGTGGAACAGCTGGTGAGTATACGCGGGGATTTGCGGAATGAGCTCGCCGGCTCCTTCGTAATAATCGGCCATACGGGAATATCCACCACCGATATCGGGGTCAATCCTTTTGAAAAGGAATACATGAACGTAGGAACTCACGCGGCGGTGGCCAATACCATTCTGCAGGAGGACTTTCTGGACGAGCTGCATACCGGCTGGTCCCTGCTTGCGGCACTTGTACTGACCCTCATTCTGTCCATAGTTCTGCGTACCCTGTCGCCGCTGCAGTCGATCATCGTAAGTCTGATTTTTATTCTGGGAACTCTTGGAGCGGGACTGATCCTCTTTCTGGCCACCGGGGTGTACCTGCCCATGCTGGGACCGCTTATCATGCTCTCCCTGACATTTCTGACAATTTCGGGCATCAAGTTCCTGAAGACCGAGGGGGAAAAGAGCTTCTTGAGGAACGCCTTTTCCCGCTACCTGTCGGCGGACGTAATCAAACAGATAATCGACAACCCTGACCGCTTGAACCTGGGGGGCGAAAAGAAGGAACTGACGGCGGTCTTTACCGACATCAGGGGCTTTTCCACCGTTTCCGAACAGCTTGATCCTTCGGACCTGGTCAAGCTGCTGAACCAGTACCTTACCGCCATGAGCGATACCATCCTGGACTTGAAAGGAACAATCGACAAGTACGAAGGAGACGCGATTATCGCTTTTTTCGGGGCTCCCATCGAACAGTTCGACCACGCCTACCGGGCCTGCCTCTCCGCGGTACGCATGAAGAGGATGGAGCGGGAACTGAACCGGCGTTTTTTGCAGGACGGTATAACTCCTTCGCCTCTTCTTACCCGGCTGGGAATCAATACCGGAGAGATGGTCGTCGGCAACATGGGAACCCTGCAGAAGATGGACTATACCATTATGGGTAACTCCGTTAACCTCGCCGCCCGCCTGGAAGGAGTAAACAAGCAGTACGGTACCTGGATTCTGACGAGCGAACAAACCCGCAACGCAGCAGGAGAATCCTTTGCCGCGCGCCAGCTCGACCGGGTACGGGTTGTGGGGATCCACCAGCCGGTACGCCTGTATGAACTTATCGAGGAGACCGATCATCTGGATTCCAACACCCGGGAGGGACTGGACACCTTCCATGCCGGCCTGGAGTTGTTTGAGCAGCGGGACTGGGAAGAAGCGGAAAAAATCTTCAGATCAGCCCTCAAGCTGCTTCCCGATGACGGGCCGTCAAACTTCTATATTGAACGCTGCAGAAAGTTTATCAGCACTCCTCCGGCAGACACCTGGGACGGGGTATTCAATCTGACGCTGAAGTAA
- a CDS encoding winged helix-turn-helix domain-containing protein — protein MDGILEKPVKIKNLLAILGSFFQADSFFDTHSSGQAPVSGVSADLSARIRRTLRHYTPPFSRPSRGPRAVQIDSSRRVVFVEGREIDLTPNELKILGLLADRQGAFVPSEEIARNLDYEQTGAEALQAVRVNIRRLRRKMEADPVCPQYILNKWGAGYSLKA, from the coding sequence ATGGATGGTATTCTTGAAAAACCGGTAAAGATCAAAAATCTGCTTGCTATTCTCGGGAGTTTTTTCCAGGCCGACTCGTTTTTCGATACACATTCAAGCGGCCAAGCCCCCGTGTCCGGAGTTTCGGCCGACCTTTCCGCCCGTATTCGCCGGACGCTCCGCCATTATACACCACCTTTCAGCCGCCCCAGCCGGGGTCCTCGGGCTGTACAGATCGATTCTTCCCGGCGGGTGGTGTTTGTGGAGGGACGGGAGATCGATCTTACTCCCAATGAACTGAAAATACTCGGCCTGCTTGCTGACCGGCAGGGAGCTTTTGTGCCCTCCGAAGAGATTGCCCGTAACCTGGACTATGAACAGACAGGTGCGGAAGCCCTGCAGGCGGTCCGGGTAAACATCCGGCGCCTGCGAAGGAAAATGGAAGCCGATCCGGTCTGTCCACAGTACATCCTGAACAAGTGGGGGGCCGGTTATTCACTCAAGGCCTGA
- a CDS encoding response regulator yields MRFPLKALAADDNETNRIILASLLKELGCAVTLASSGEEALDLLETEVFDVLFLDCRMPGMGGLDTGRRIRSRTDGAGDIPIIAVTAYAMPLKPAGRRSWRPAWMVFLKNR; encoded by the coding sequence ATGCGGTTTCCCCTGAAAGCCCTTGCAGCGGACGATAACGAGACCAACCGGATTATCCTGGCATCCCTGCTCAAGGAACTCGGCTGTGCTGTCACCCTTGCCTCTTCGGGGGAGGAGGCTCTGGATCTGCTGGAGACAGAGGTTTTCGATGTTCTGTTCCTGGACTGCCGAATGCCGGGAATGGGCGGACTCGATACCGGCCGCAGAATCCGCTCCCGTACAGACGGCGCGGGAGATATTCCGATCATTGCGGTTACCGCCTATGCTATGCCTCTGAAACCCGCAGGACGGAGATCCTGGAGGCCGGCATGGATGGTATTCTTGAAAAACCGGTAA
- a CDS encoding ATP-binding protein produces the protein MAALAFRSVDAIRPRCQLKGLTLDFTSDPDLPKSAAVDSLRLKQVFDNLLANAVTYTGEGGIMFALKISAVEDFSVRLRFQVRDTGIGIPPDQQERIFRRFERVEGSNSPKASVVFRTVGIELR, from the coding sequence ATTGCCGCCCTTGCTTTCAGGTCTGTCGATGCCATACGTCCCCGCTGTCAGCTCAAAGGGCTGACCCTGGACTTTACCTCCGATCCCGATCTTCCCAAATCCGCTGCAGTTGATTCCCTGCGGCTTAAGCAGGTTTTTGACAATCTTCTGGCCAACGCGGTCACCTATACAGGAGAGGGAGGAATCATGTTTGCCCTGAAGATATCGGCCGTGGAAGATTTTTCTGTACGGCTCCGTTTCCAGGTCCGGGACACGGGAATCGGGATTCCTCCGGACCAGCAGGAGCGGATATTCCGCCGTTTTGAGCGGGTCGAAGGTTCAAATTCCCCTAAGGCTTCAGTAGTGTTCAGAACCGTGGGGATAGAGTTACGATAA
- a CDS encoding histidine kinase dimerization/phospho-acceptor domain-containing protein → MVNASACIIDSLGIRNPWVPGSSGRLDELLNLMGEIVWNRNYGVHIPRIDEQYPLAELFGAVNAMRGDLQELSRENSKKQQRLEHANKIRDEFIDTMSHEVRTPLNGILGAVRLLESGGGVGKGALSGYPEKLRPGPPGHGKRSSRCLPP, encoded by the coding sequence ATGGTCAACGCTTCTGCTTGCATCATCGACAGCCTGGGAATCCGCAATCCCTGGGTTCCCGGGAGCTCGGGGCGTCTGGATGAACTTCTTAACCTGATGGGCGAGATTGTCTGGAACAGAAACTACGGCGTTCATATTCCCCGAATCGATGAACAGTATCCCCTGGCGGAGCTTTTTGGAGCGGTAAATGCCATGCGGGGAGACCTGCAGGAACTGTCCCGGGAGAACAGCAAGAAACAGCAGCGCCTGGAGCACGCTAATAAAATCAGGGACGAGTTTATCGATACCATGTCCCACGAGGTACGCACCCCCCTAAACGGCATTCTGGGGGCTGTCCGGCTGCTCGAAAGCGGGGGGGGAGTCGGAAAAGGAGCGCTATCTGGGTATCCTGAAAAACTCCGCCCAGGACCTCCTGGCCATGGTAAACGATCTTCTCGATGTCTCCCGCCTTGA
- a CDS encoding immunoglobulin-like domain-containing protein, which yields MMQAEALTIGFNGEDHTDSVTEDLILTDTGKWNTSVSWQSNKDACIYDSDYTTPGHVVRPTYSEGDHAVILTAAIDCPGAGYTQEKTFTVTVQAEG from the coding sequence ATGATGCAAGCAGAAGCGTTGACCATCGGCTTTAACGGCGAAGATCACACTGACTCGGTTACAGAAGATCTTATCTTAACAGATACCGGTAAGTGGAATACAAGCGTCAGCTGGCAGTCCAACAAGGACGCTTGTATTTATGACAGTGATTATACAACTCCCGGTCATGTCGTACGGCCTACCTATTCTGAAGGGGATCATGCCGTAATCCTGACTGCTGCAATTGATTGTCCTGGAGCCGGTTATACTCAAGAGAAGACTTTTACAGTCACCGTTCAAGCCGAAGGTTAG
- a CDS encoding carbon starvation protein A: MSTLIILVALAIYLVFYFVYGKKLQSNLIKSQDAGDAPSKRLSDGVDYIPTSKFVLFGHHFASIAGAGPIVGPALAVAWGWLPGLLWIWFGNIFIGAIHDYLALTASVRYDGRSVQFVAQDLIGKKAGKSFGWFILFLCILIVAAFGDIVAGQFASDGAVASTFFLFCLAAIILGILLYRTKLPFAVSTVIGLVMLVAAFIIGRNVGIPASKDTWFVVILVYIFIAAALPVNILLQPRDYLNSFLLYFGLLAGGLAAVIAVKNFDSVPLFTEFSAKVIGGKPSPFWPTVPLVIACGALSGFHALVASGTSSKQLREEKDSLFVGYGAMLTEGFLSTIVVISIAAFGIQALGAGNVLTTGALPRFTTSYGAMVASAMPIFTADFMKLFASIWVSSFALTTLDTTNRLGRYIIGELALPFKGKNPGAYNLFQNKWFGSMVVAVLGIGLAWTGNYTVLWPAFSGANQLIASVVMLTVAMWVHKQLSVKYTNIVLIPAILLWVTVTAGLIWYEFVIIPSHFAAGATAKSMITGTAVGLITLIMLIMNVAMIVSFFKNFNEKSGGA, translated from the coding sequence ATGTCAACATTAATTATTCTTGTTGCCTTGGCGATTTATCTGGTCTTCTACTTCGTCTACGGAAAGAAGCTGCAGTCTAACCTGATTAAATCGCAGGATGCGGGCGACGCGCCGTCCAAACGTCTTTCGGACGGAGTGGATTACATTCCGACCAGCAAGTTTGTACTTTTTGGTCACCACTTCGCCTCGATTGCCGGAGCCGGACCCATCGTCGGACCTGCCCTTGCTGTTGCCTGGGGATGGCTGCCGGGTCTTCTGTGGATCTGGTTCGGTAATATTTTTATCGGGGCCATTCATGATTATCTGGCTCTGACCGCGTCAGTGCGCTACGACGGGCGCTCGGTACAGTTTGTTGCCCAGGACCTGATCGGCAAAAAAGCCGGTAAATCCTTCGGCTGGTTTATCCTGTTTCTCTGCATCCTGATCGTCGCAGCCTTCGGTGACATCGTTGCAGGGCAGTTTGCCAGCGACGGTGCCGTGGCCTCGACCTTCTTCCTTTTCTGTCTGGCCGCTATTATCCTCGGCATTCTGCTGTACCGGACAAAACTTCCTTTTGCTGTGAGCACAGTAATCGGTCTGGTCATGCTGGTAGCCGCCTTTATAATAGGCCGCAATGTCGGTATTCCCGCCAGCAAGGACACCTGGTTTGTGGTTATCCTGGTTTATATCTTTATCGCCGCTGCTTTGCCGGTAAACATCCTGCTTCAGCCCCGGGATTATCTGAATAGCTTCCTGCTCTATTTCGGACTCCTTGCCGGAGGACTGGCAGCGGTAATCGCTGTTAAAAATTTCGATTCAGTTCCCCTCTTTACCGAATTCAGCGCAAAGGTTATCGGCGGTAAGCCCTCTCCCTTCTGGCCGACAGTTCCGCTGGTAATCGCCTGCGGCGCACTGTCAGGCTTCCATGCCCTGGTCGCCTCGGGTACGAGCAGTAAGCAGCTCAGGGAAGAAAAGGACAGCCTCTTTGTCGGTTACGGCGCCATGCTGACTGAAGGCTTCCTTTCCACAATCGTTGTAATCTCCATTGCCGCCTTCGGTATCCAGGCCCTGGGAGCCGGAAACGTTCTGACTACAGGCGCGCTTCCCCGCTTTACCACGAGCTACGGTGCAATGGTTGCCAGTGCAATGCCGATCTTTACCGCAGATTTCATGAAGCTTTTTGCCTCTATCTGGGTAAGTTCCTTCGCCCTGACCACCCTGGATACAACCAACCGTCTGGGACGCTATATCATCGGCGAGCTTGCCCTGCCCTTCAAGGGAAAGAACCCCGGTGCCTACAACCTGTTCCAGAATAAATGGTTCGGATCAATGGTGGTTGCAGTTCTTGGTATAGGACTCGCCTGGACAGGTAACTACACCGTTCTGTGGCCTGCCTTCTCCGGCGCCAACCAGCTGATCGCATCGGTTGTTATGCTTACCGTTGCCATGTGGGTTCATAAACAGCTGAGCGTAAAATACACCAACATTGTTTTGATTCCTGCCATTCTGCTGTGGGTTACCGTAACAGCGGGACTTATCTGGTACGAGTTTGTAATTATTCCCAGCCACTTTGCCGCAGGCGCTACTGCAAAGAGCATGATTACCGGTACCGCGGTTGGTCTTATTACCCTGATCATGCTGATTATGAATGTCGCCATGATCGTTTCGTTCTTCAAGAATTTCAACGAGAAATCCGGCGGCGCCTGA
- a CDS encoding ArsA family ATPase, with translation MRRMLFFLGKGGVGKSTISSTVSYQLSRQGSKVLLISLDPAHNLGDIFNTILADNKRNVAPGLDAMEIDLQSWIQRYLKKSRDEIISNYNYNLTINLDSYMNILKYSPGTQEYATLWAIEHIYETWKDEYEFLVFDTPPTALTMQFLAMPSITRLWVKELSAMRAKILSKRQTVTRLNPDASVLKGATKEENDKVSLQLGLMSCRLEKLFILFTQRSYMSLVINDDRLSLEESKRIRQELQKLQITLNSVCLNKLSSVDDSHPEIEKQFAGFPINKIAAVNGGIHCTEDLQSISIEKLLSHINQQETPA, from the coding sequence ATGCGCAGGATGTTGTTTTTTCTGGGAAAAGGCGGGGTAGGAAAATCCACCATATCATCAACGGTGTCTTATCAGCTAAGCCGTCAGGGAAGCAAGGTCCTGCTGATCAGCCTGGATCCGGCACATAATCTCGGTGATATCTTTAATACTATTCTGGCCGATAACAAACGCAACGTAGCCCCGGGACTGGACGCGATGGAGATAGATCTGCAGAGCTGGATCCAGCGCTACCTGAAAAAGAGCAGAGACGAGATAATCTCCAACTACAACTACAATCTGACCATCAATCTCGACTCATACATGAATATCCTGAAATATTCACCAGGAACCCAGGAGTACGCTACCCTCTGGGCCATAGAACATATATACGAAACCTGGAAAGATGAATATGAATTTCTGGTCTTCGATACCCCTCCTACCGCCCTGACCATGCAGTTTCTGGCCATGCCGTCGATAACCCGTCTGTGGGTCAAGGAGCTTTCGGCTATGCGGGCAAAGATCCTGAGCAAACGGCAGACTGTGACCCGCCTGAATCCCGACGCCTCTGTTTTAAAAGGGGCCACAAAGGAAGAAAACGACAAAGTCTCCCTGCAGCTGGGTTTGATGTCGTGCCGGCTTGAAAAGTTGTTTATTCTGTTTACCCAAAGAAGCTATATGTCCCTGGTAATCAACGATGACCGCCTGAGTCTGGAAGAGTCGAAGAGAATACGGCAGGAACTGCAGAAACTCCAGATCACCTTAAACAGCGTATGCCTTAATAAGCTCTCTTCTGTCGATGATTCCCACCCGGAAATAGAGAAGCAGTTTGCGGGATTTCCGATCAACAAGATCGCCGCGGTGAATGGAGGAATTCACTGCACCGAAGACCTCCAGTCTATCTCCATAGAAAAATTGCTTTCCCATATCAATCAGCAGGAGACACCAGCATGA
- a CDS encoding IS110 family transposase, which translates to MNTVTHIGIDVHKDTYSLCSFNFSAQKSFGQTRIASKSSLVIKYVRKLQKEHPECTVLCGYEAGPTGYGLYRDLAKADIPCVIMAPTTLPKAPGNHIKTDRIDAEELARHLAWGTYSAVHIPTPQDEAVKNYTRLRNTRKKALGRAKQNLLSFLLRHGRCFTEGKNSWTIAHYTWLKGQLFHDEVDQETFTEYLQEVHDQQEKVDRYNQRIEELAALDAYRDRVSRLRCFRGIETHTALSFISEIGDFSRFANPQQFSSFLGLVPKENSSGQRERRGSITKAGNERLRLLLIEGAKSTLRSNIYGKKSKRLLARQKGNDPDVIAYADRANRRLHRVYNNLVARGVHHNKATVAVARELSCFIWGMMNNRIN; encoded by the coding sequence ATGAATACTGTAACGCACATTGGAATCGATGTCCACAAAGATACTTACTCGCTGTGTTCATTCAACTTTTCAGCCCAGAAGAGTTTCGGGCAAACCAGAATCGCCAGCAAGAGCTCTCTGGTGATCAAATATGTACGAAAACTACAAAAGGAACATCCTGAGTGTACAGTACTCTGCGGTTATGAAGCAGGTCCAACCGGATACGGACTCTACCGGGATTTGGCGAAAGCAGATATCCCCTGTGTGATTATGGCCCCGACTACGTTGCCGAAAGCACCAGGCAATCACATAAAAACAGACAGGATAGATGCTGAAGAACTGGCCAGACACCTGGCGTGGGGGACCTACAGTGCCGTGCATATACCGACGCCACAAGATGAAGCGGTAAAAAATTATACACGGCTGAGAAATACCCGGAAAAAGGCTCTAGGACGAGCAAAACAGAACCTGTTGTCCTTTCTACTGCGTCATGGACGATGTTTCACCGAGGGAAAAAATTCTTGGACAATTGCCCACTATACATGGCTGAAGGGGCAACTGTTTCATGATGAGGTCGACCAGGAAACGTTTACTGAATATCTGCAGGAAGTACACGACCAACAGGAAAAGGTAGACCGCTATAATCAGCGGATCGAAGAGTTGGCCGCCTTGGATGCCTACCGAGACCGGGTATCGAGACTTCGCTGTTTCAGGGGAATAGAGACGCATACGGCATTATCGTTTATTTCAGAGATTGGGGACTTCTCCCGGTTTGCAAACCCACAGCAGTTCTCCTCGTTTCTGGGCCTGGTTCCCAAGGAGAACTCCAGTGGTCAGAGAGAACGGCGAGGGAGTATCACAAAGGCCGGGAATGAACGTTTACGGCTCCTGCTTATCGAAGGAGCCAAATCAACCCTGCGAAGCAATATCTATGGAAAGAAATCAAAGCGTCTCCTGGCGAGACAGAAAGGAAATGATCCGGATGTCATTGCGTATGCTGACAGGGCTAACAGGAGATTGCACAGAGTGTACAATAATCTTGTTGCTCGCGGTGTGCATCACAACAAGGCG